From Bacteroidales bacterium:
GCGGTCCTTCGGTGATGCTGCAGGTCATGGCAGGCGATACCGTTTCCCTTTCCGCGCAGGCCTTTTACAATATGGACAGCAGCCTGCCCGGCAGCGGACTGAACATCGCCCCGGTGGTGGGAAGCGCCATAGCCGCTTTTACGGGAACCACCGCCCTTCCGGCAGGAGAGTTCGGCTCGCTGGCAGCCGACCTGGGGGCTACGGCGAGTACCTCTGCAGCACTGGCGCAGTTGCCGGAAAAAAATGAAGAGGACGATTCCCCTGAACCCGATTCCGGCCTGAATTTTGTACTGTACAACAACAGTCTGGACATTGTGGCGGCCAATACCGGAGTATTGCCGGTATCGGATAATATCAACCGTATCCAGCAGTTATCCGGCGATAAGATGGTGATCACAGAAAGCGGTTACCTGGAAGTATTCGCCTACAATGATGCGCAGACACCCGTGTTCTTTGATAACATCGAATTAAGGCATACCAGCGGCCCTATACTGGAGGAAAACCATTATTATCCGTTCGGTATGCTGATGGATATGAGCTATATGCCGTTGGCGGTCAATGAGCGTAATTTCTATAAGTATAACAGTAAAGAATTACAGCCGGAACTGAACTGGAATGTATTGGATTTCGGGTTCAGGAATTACGACCCTCAAATATGCCGTTTTATCAGTATCGATCCGTTAGCAGATAAATTCCACTGGGTAAGTCCTTATAATTATGCCGAAAACCGCCCTATCGATGGTATAGATCTTTGGGGACTGCAATACCTTAGATTTGACGAAGTATTGATGGCTAATTTCCGTCCTTCTTCTATTGGGGTAACCGGTATCAGCAAGGGTGGTATCACTACTTCTTCTTCTGGAGGTAGTTCGGGTATGACCTCCAATTCTGACGGCACCTTTAATTTTAGTTATTTAGGTGAGAGTTATTCCAATATATCGGCTATTGATTATAATGGAGGAACATACCTGAATATGGGACAACATATCAGTGATGCCGGTGGTACGCAACATACCCAGTGGGTATATACGGATATCCAGTTATTTGACGGTAATATGCATCATACTTTTACCTGGGAGGATCCTGCATTGCCTGGAAATGACGCTTTCGGCAATCCCAGGAATACCAATTGTGCCGAACTGGCCAATGTCCAGGCGCAAGAATTAGGGACAACCCTGCTAGGTGGTGGAGTAACTTCCGCAAATGCTATAAAATCATATAATGCCAATACATCGACATCATTAAATAATGGTTTATCGGTAGATTATATCAATCGCCAACTGGAAGCCGGGAATGCAATAGTTGTTGGTGTTAGTTATAAAGGTGGAGGTACGGATCAGCTGGGTACCAACCATTATGTAACCATAACCGGGAGAACTCCTAAGGATGGTGGTAATTTTACATTTATGGAAAATGCTATTACAAATAGAGCAAATGCGAGTGACTTTTCAAGTAACCTCTTAAAACCTTCATCAAAGAGTATAAGCGGTTATTCTCATCATTGGGAAAAAAATAGAAAATTCACAGTAACTAGAGTACAAAGAAATCGATAATGTTTTTTGAATTAGATGACTTTCAAAATACCAATATTTTAATTGAAAATATTTTCACCATGATATTCAATACATTAAAAAAGACAATATTTATATTGACATTTATCCTTACAAGTTCGATTTTATCAGGACAAACTTTTGTCGGAACTTCCAGTGATAAAATGAAAAGTTATGGCTGTACTTTTAGACTTAATAAGGATAGTACCATAAATTTCATTTATGAAAGAAATGAGAACAGCATATATGCAGAACATATCGGGAAAATCAAAAAAATAAATGATACGTTATTTCGAGCATTTGTAATAATGACAGTCGGTCAATTCTATATGAAGTCACCGAGTGACGATACACTTACAATTAAGGTAGATACTCTAATGGTGAGTAAAATTGATAAGTTTACCATTCATTTTTCGAATGGCCAGACAAAAGAGCTAAAAAAATGCTATGATAAATGGTTTAAGTATCATGCATTCCATTTACCAATCAATGAAAAATGGTTTAATTCACAAAAAGGTACTGATTATGTTTTTATCACTACAGGTCTGAAAGGTCTTATTTCAGGGGAAGAATTGAAATTTAAAATACCATTTGGTTCGGCAGCTTCATTTTTGTGTGGACAGAAAGATAAATTTGAAATCATTATTAAAGATGGATTACTTTGGACAACAGGAAAAGCATCAGTTCAGATTGGTCAATTTAAATTAAAGCAGATAGATTGATTGTAAGGAAAATACTGTTTTTATTTCTAGTAGATTAATATCTTATCTTGTATGTATAAATATGATGATGTATAATTTTATGAAAGCTTAATATGTAATCATAGATTTTTATTTATCTTAAAAATCTATCTTTTTTGGGAGATAATTATCTATTCGTATATCTTCGAATAAATTTTGGATGTTGTCTTTTTTGATATAGTTTTACATAGTTTGCAGTTTTTAACTGTAAATCTTTAGTTCTTTGAAAAAACTGATCTGGAGTACTGCCTGTATCGGTCAATGAACGTAATTTCTATAAATACGGCAGGAAGGAGCTTCAGACAGAGCATAACCTGAACTGGGGCGACCACGAAAACAGGATGTCTGATTATACCGCCGGCAGGTGGTGGGTGGTTGATCCGTTGGCAGAAGATTATTATGGGTGGAGCCCGTATAATTATTGCTTCAATAATCCGCTGCTCTTTGTTGATCCGGATGGCAGAGGTCCGTTTAAGAAATTTGAGTTTAACGGTTCGGCCTGGGATTACCTGAAATCAATCCCTAATTTTGCAACCAATCTGGTCAACGGATTGATTGATGGAGCGGTAGGCCTGATAAAAGGAGGCGCAGCCACCGCTTCATTGATCTACCATGAAGGTTTATCCGGTTATGGCACAGCCCTGGCCAGTGAAGCCAAAGGAATGGCGAATGGAATTGCCCAATTTGTAGAAGGAGAGATTAATTATCATTCCACTACACCCATTGGTGAACAGCTCAAAAATGCCTTTTCACCCCAGAGTATTGAAACCGCCCTTACGATAGCCGTGCCTGTTATTACCGGTACAGCCGCTGCCAACCTGACCAAAGGCGCTGCGACTAATGTAGCGAAAGGGACAGCAAAAAATACAGTTGCGGAGGCGACAACAAGTGTGGCTAAGACAGCACCTCAATATACCAAGTCCAGTTTACAGCTTGGACAACAGATGCATAAGGGGTATAAATTAGGACTAGAGAATAAAGTAACTACTTTTAAAGAGTTTACTGGTGTCAAAGGAATACGTCCGGATTTTGTTGATTTTGGCACTAAAACTATCTATGAATTAAAGCCATATAATCCAAGAAATATACAACAAGGATGGAAGCAATTAAATAAATATCAGAATCTTTTTCAACAACAATATGGTGGAAACTGGAATATAGTTTTAGACTTTTATTAAAAATTATTGTAATGGAAAAAAAAGAATTAATAAATATTTTGAGCGAGATACTCATACCAGCTGGATTTAAGAGAAAGGGGAATTATTGGGTTTTCAATGGTCATGAAATTACTAAAATGATTAATCTTCAAAAATCACAATTCGGTAATCATTTTTATATTAATTATGGATATATTTTAAATTCAATTCCTTTGGACGGTATGATGATGCATATTTATAAGAGAGTAGCTTCTTTAGACAAAACAGAAAATTTAAAAATTGATGAATTATTAAATCTTGAGAATACTATATCCGATGATGATAGGTCACATGAACTAAAAAAAATGTTAGTCCAAAAGTTAGTTCAAAATATCAATTTAGTTAGTACAGAAGATGAATTATTAAATGAATTGAAGAAACGTCCACATCTCAATGATATCCCTTTAATTGTTAAAAGACATTTTAATTTGGAGTAAACATAAACCCAAAAATGAAATTATCCCTTAAAATATTATTGCTTGTTCTTTGAAATTTAAATTGCTGTTTTTTATGGATTAAGTCATAGGAACAGTTAATTTTTATTATAAACGCGAGCATATTTAATGTAATGAAAATTTATCCGTATGTTTGTGAATTACATTTTTGTTCTTTGAAAATAAAGATTTGATGTAGTGTATTGCCTGTTTCGGATAACATCAACAGGATTCAGGTGTTATCCGGCGATAAGATGGTGATCACAGAAAGCGGTTACCTGGAAGTATTCGCCTACAACAATGCGCAGACACCC
This genomic window contains:
- a CDS encoding DUF4304 domain-containing protein — encoded protein: MEKKELINILSEILIPAGFKRKGNYWVFNGHEITKMINLQKSQFGNHFYINYGYILNSIPLDGMMMHIYKRVASLDKTENLKIDELLNLENTISDDDRSHELKKMLVQKLVQNINLVSTEDELLNELKKRPHLNDIPLIVKRHFNLE